The DNA segment tacctaaattaaaattttttaaatttgagtgactGAAATTGAAACGCGAGCATAATCATTACATatacttaaaactttaaaattattattgtttttttttaaaattttatgatataattAAATTGGGTTTAATGATACTAAATCTAGAAAAAGACAAAACAAGGAAATTGAATTGTGtacaaaattttcattaaatggaacaaatattatttaatttattgttaTTACCACAAAATCAATCACCTACCATTGAAGGCTAAAGGCACCAACGCTGATAAAGGAGTAGTAGAAGGTGTGGGACCTTGCGAAGGAGCCGGTGAATTCCTACACAAAGGGCACGTGGCATTCATCCGTAGCCATTCGTCAATACAATCAACATGGAAACAATGTTGACAATCTGGGATGCACCGTATCTGATCCTTAGGCTGATATTCCGTCAAACAAATGCAACACGGCCCATTATTGGGCTTTGGCAGCCGGCGACTCTCGCCGACGATAATCTTCGGGTACAACTCGATGACCGGACCGTCGAGACCTACCACCACCGTAGCAACTTCCATTGAGTCGTCCTCGGTAATGCCGCGATTCGTGCCGTTGCTATTGCCGCCGTTGCTATTCCGGCGACTTCGATTGCCGCTTCCACTAGCTTTAACTCTCACGCAAGCGTAGGAAGCCAGCATGATCGTTGAGATTAGTACAAGGATGCTAACGGCAATGGCTATGCCGTAACCAAGTCCGACGCCAGTTGTCGATACCGGCGGATCCGCCGTAGACATAACTAGGATTCGGCCGCCTAAGCTATGTGAAGAGAGGAAAGAGAAAGAGGGAGAGATATAGATTGTGGCTTTGAAGTAAGGCAAAGGAGCTTGAAGTGTGAGCTAAAAAATGGTGGTGGTTGATGGGGGCAGGTGGGCTGAGGCTCGCCGTGGTTCGCGGGAAAAATTAAATACCGGCTTTGGACTTCGAACTTTATTGTTTTAAATCCTTTTAAATAACTTAATATTTGATGGATTTAGATCACTTTTATGATATaagtttattataataaaatttggaGGATGTGGTCCAACCTTTCTTTGattcaaattttaaagaaattatcttatacttaaaatttaatgtatttgaatttggtaattatttttaatttagtccttaaatatattttagtttagGTTAGTCACCAAACTTGacagtttttttcaatttaattttaaaatttgaattttgatgataaCTTGGCATGATATCAAAACACTATATCATTACACCTTATCGAAAGGAAAGTAACTAAATTTATGGTCTAAGTGTTGTTTTATCCCAAATTTAATCACCACATATTATACAAAATACTAAATAAGTTGAGAGTTGAGACATACTATGAAGATAGTatgaaaaaaatgtgaaaaagacTATCTTTGTCTTTTAGGTCTCACCTTAGCATTTAAAAAGCTTAAGGTGTGATTTGTGTTTAAGTTGCGCTAGTCGCGTTGCTGCTAAGCCTTTACTCTCCTCttgtaattcataaaaaaaaaacccttcaaGCTTTAAAGCTTGGCTTTCAACGGTGCATTTCTTTCTACAACCTTTTGCCTTTCtactgtagcgacgtaaaaattttggcttagcttggtcgctaattgtggcgatttattgaaaaaaggTTTGagatttgacgtttgatttttgaaataaacagggagtcgccaccgatccttttttctaggtgtgatccgacacctattagatctcttattaaaacaaataaaggctgagtttaggtctacgttaaaatccagagaaaaattagggttcgggagtcggttacgcgcgaggaaggtattagcaccctcgcgacgcccaaaattggtatcttataaacacgtgttgtcttgattttcaaaaaatacgagttcaatataacaTTCAGTTGTAATTCAATTGAAAAGACGAGAAATTTTAATCTTTTCGATTTTTTGAGAAAGGTATACCGTTTTAACATGAGCCGtcaaattccatccaacatagcAATGAGATTCGATGGCTTAATGTTGAATCAGTATATTGCCTTGATtattaattaaatcatgaaaaaaaagaaaaaaatatttataaagtaagaatttaaaataaatcgaAGATGCAAACAATGACATTATTAATGAAAAAtgttaacatggaatactagaacattagaaaaacaataataatgatatgaaagAAATAAAGACAAACCATGAACAAATACAAAATAcacttagtaataataatataagataatatgtatataaggtaacataaaaaatatatacaactaATGATATGAGAGATACATACATAatgtaaagttaaaaataatgtgCATAAgatagttaaaaataatatatatacatgtatttataagataaaatgtaaaatgtaataTAGCATGAGAAATATATATGACGTGTATgaagatataatattaaaaagatacgtatacgtaatgtatatatataataaaaacatatatatatatattatagtactAAAACATTTACATAGTATATACACAttgagaataataataataaacctatTACGATACTACATagatatatacctatatatatacaagaaatatatacatacatacagaaAACATATACTAAGATTAACAACAATAGTAATAAAgatgaaaatatatacataaaatagtaataatatatataattaataaaaataaaaataaggaaacatgtatgatatgta comes from the Gossypium hirsutum isolate 1008001.06 chromosome A06, Gossypium_hirsutum_v2.1, whole genome shotgun sequence genome and includes:
- the LOC107928046 gene encoding putative RING-H2 finger protein ATL69: MSTADPPVSTTGVGLGYGIAIAVSILVLISTIMLASYACVRVKASGSGNRSRRNSNGGNSNGTNRGITEDDSMEVATVVVGLDGPVIELYPKIIVGESRRLPKPNNGPCCICLTEYQPKDQIRCIPDCQHCFHVDCIDEWLRMNATCPLCRNSPAPSQGPTPSTTPLSALVPLAFNGR